TGCCGCATGAAGGTCGATTTACCGGCCATGTTCGGTCCGGTGATGATCATGATCTGGTTTTCCCTGCAGTCCATCTCCACGTCATTGGGAACAAAATGTTCACCGAGATTCATGGCCTCGATGACCGGATGCCGGCCACCCTCGATCACCAGCCGATCGCTGTCATCCATGGTCGGGCAGACATAATCGCGGCTGTGAGCGACATCCGCCAGGGACAGGATGACATCGAGTTCCGCCAGAGCCTCGGCGGTCTGCTGCACACGCCGTCCCTGCAGGGCAATCTGTTCGCGCAACTGCTGAAACAGTTCGAACTCCAGTTCAAACAGCCGGTCCTCGGCACCCAGCACCTTCTCCTCGTATTCCTTGAGCTGCGGCGTGATGAAGCGTTCGGCATTGGCCAGGGTCTGTTTGCGCTGGTAATCTTCCGGCACCCGCCCGAGATGTGTGCGGGTGACCTCGATATAGTAGCCAAAAACCTTGTTGAACCGCACTTTCAGGGAGGAAATCCCGGTACGTTCGCGCTGTTCGGCTTCGAGACGGGCAATCCAGGCCTTGCCATTGCGACGGATATCCCGCAATTCATCCAGTTGGGGATGATAGCCGTCCCGCATCAGTCCCCCCTCACGAAGCACGAAAGGGGGATCCTCCACCAGCGCGCGGCCAATTAGATCGGCAACGTCCTGCAAGGGATCGATCCGCTGGCAAAAAACGCAGGCCAGGCCGGACTGCAGACTGTTCAGACCCAGCAGAATCCCGGGCAGTCGTTCCAGGGACCTGCGCAAGGCCACCAGATCCTTGGCGTTGGCGTTTCCCATGGCAATTTTACTGTTGAGGCGTTCGAGATCGTAAACCCCGTCCAGATCATCGCGCAGATCGCCGCGCAGCAAGCTCTCCACCATCAGTTCCCGCACGGCTTCATGGCGATGTTTTATGGCCTCCAGATCGACCAGGGGATGGTGAATCCACTGCCGCATCTTGCGCCCGCCCATCGCGGTAACCGTACGGTCCAGTACCCCCAGCAGCGATCCGCGGCGGCCGCCGTCCTGCAGGGTCGCCGTCAGTTCGAGATTACGCCGCGTGCTGTTGTCGAGCACCATGTAATCACAACTGTGATAAGTTACCAGCGGACGGATATGGCCGGCCATTCCCTTCTGGGTCTGCTCGACATAGTAAAGCACTGCCCCGGCCGCTCTGACCGCTTCGGGCAGACTCGCACATCCGAAGCGGTCAAGGGAGGCACAGTTGAAAAAATCCAGGAGACGCTGCTGCGACGGTTCCAGATCCACAACCCAGTCCGGAACCACATTGACCAGCCAGTTTCCGGAAACGCTTCGCAGCACCGCTTCAAGAGCCTGCCGCTGGTCTTCGGCG
This portion of the Syntrophotalea acetylenica genome encodes:
- the mutS gene encoding DNA mismatch repair protein MutS, whose amino-acid sequence is MSQPTPMMRQYMEIKAQYPDAILFFRLGDFYEMFMEDAVTASRILDITLTSRNKGSAEEVPLCGIPYHSCQPYVAKLVEAGRKVAICEQVEDPKVAKGIVRREVVRVITPGLVVDSDTLTPNENNFLAAVSLADKKGCGVAVLDITTGEFRVTQAEGCDAARSELVSLQPREILVAEDQRQALEAVLRSVSGNWLVNVVPDWVVDLEPSQQRLLDFFNCASLDRFGCASLPEAVRAAGAVLYYVEQTQKGMAGHIRPLVTYHSCDYMVLDNSTRRNLELTATLQDGGRRGSLLGVLDRTVTAMGGRKMRQWIHHPLVDLEAIKHRHEAVRELMVESLLRGDLRDDLDGVYDLERLNSKIAMGNANAKDLVALRRSLERLPGILLGLNSLQSGLACVFCQRIDPLQDVADLIGRALVEDPPFVLREGGLMRDGYHPQLDELRDIRRNGKAWIARLEAEQRERTGISSLKVRFNKVFGYYIEVTRTHLGRVPEDYQRKQTLANAERFITPQLKEYEEKVLGAEDRLFELEFELFQQLREQIALQGRRVQQTAEALAELDVILSLADVAHSRDYVCPTMDDSDRLVIEGGRHPVIEAMNLGEHFVPNDVEMDCRENQIMIITGPNMAGKSTFMRQVALITLMAHMGSLVPAKSAHIGLVDRIFTRVGASDNLAQGQSTFMVEMTEAAHILNHATARSLIVLDEIGRGTSTFDGISIAWAVAEYLHDNGQVAAKTLFATHYHELTDLTLTCNRAINLNIAVREWNEQIIFLRKIVKGPASHSYGIQVARLAGLPDAVISRAREILANLESGELVGEGQPRLARRSGHGPNLPAAQMSLFDNAADPLREKLANLDISVISPLEGLNFLHELQKMV